A stretch of Henckelia pumila isolate YLH828 chromosome 4, ASM3356847v2, whole genome shotgun sequence DNA encodes these proteins:
- the LOC140865970 gene encoding large ribosomal subunit protein uL24z — translation MKFNPRVSSSRRKSRKAHFTAPSSVRRVLMSAPLSADLRTKHNARSMPVRKDDEVQVVRGTYKGREGKVVQVYRKKWVIHVERITREKVNGSTVNVGIHPSKVVITKLRIDKDRKSLLDRKAKGRAAADKDKGTKFTAEDIMQTID, via the coding sequence ATGAAGTTCAACCCCCGCGTCTCCTCTTCCCGGCGCAAGAGCCGCAAGGCTCACTTCACCGCGCCGTCGAGTGTCCGCCGCGTGCTGATGAGCGCTCCTCTCTCGGCTGACCTCCGGACGAAGCACAACGCCCGGTCCATGCCGGTCCGCAAGGACGACGAGGTGCAGGTTGTTCGGGGGACGTACAAGGGCCGCGAAGGTAAGGTGGTCCAGGTGTACCGCAAGAAATGGGTGATCCACGTGGAGCGAATCACCCGTGAGAAGGTGAACGGATCCACCGTCAACGTTGGTATTCACCCTTCCAAGGTTGTCATCACCAAGCTACGCATTGACAAGGATCGCAAGTCGCTTCTCGATCGCAAGGCTAAGGGACGCGCCGCCGCTGACAAGGATAAGGGAACTAAGTTCACCGCCGAGGATATCATGCAGACCATCGATTAA
- the LOC140866935 gene encoding cyclin-D5-1, whose amino-acid sequence MEDFETPFSSLLCNENESCLQEQYNQKDENFELYPVSESDCDYVENLIQRETSFQASGSECSVKEKRSWFKCARLDAIKWILDAKGLFGFHLSTAYLSMIYFDRFFSRRWIDDEKLWAIRLLSVASLSLAAKMEECEVPGLSEYHVDEYNFQGNVIQKMELLVLNTLEWRMSCATPFAYLSYFTTKFCEELRHKELVTRATDLILAVMEEIDVSEHRPSVVAAAAVLAAYDNQLTKKLFEMKINEIPSWGYLEKEDTFSCYSLLQGIVMLKSKTPISNISRNSLTTNSSSIDALDDTTIGIGTKRRLTYTDGDPHCSVHKVPKS is encoded by the exons ATGGAGGATTTTGAAACTCCATTCTCTAGTCTTTTGTGTAACGAAAACGAGTCATGTTTGCAAGAACAGTATAATCAGAAAGATGAAAACTTTGAGCTTTATCCTGTTTCGGAATCCGATTGTGATTATGTTGAAAATCTAATACAGAGGGAGACCAGTTTTCAAGCGAGTGGGAGTGAATGTTCAGTGAAGGAAAAGAGAAGCTGGTTCAAATGCGCCCGTTTGGATGCCATTAAATGGATTcttgat GCAAAGGGTCTGTTTGGATTTCACTTAAGTACAGCCTATCTGTCAATGATTTATTTTGATCGGTTCTTTTCAAGAAGGTGGATTGAT GATGAAAAATTGTGGGCTATTCGATTATTATCAGTCGCAAGTTTATCCCTTGCTGCAAAAATGGAGGAATGTGAAGTACCGGGATTATCCGAATATCATGTAGATGAATACAATTTCCAAGGAAATGTGATTCAAAAAATGGAGTTGCTGGTTCTTAATACATTGGAATGGAGAATGAGTTGTGCCACTCCTTTTGCTTATCTCAGTTATTTCACCACCAAGTTTTGTGAGGAATTGAGGCATAAAGAACTTGTAACTCGAGCGACTGATTTGATCTTGGCCGTAATGGAAG AGATTGATGTATCTGAGCATCGACCTTCCGTCGTCGCAGCAGCAGCGGTTTTAGCTGCTTATGATAATCAGTTAACGAAAAAGTTGTTTGAGATGAAGATTAATGAAATCCCATCATGGGGGTACCTTGAAAAA GAGGATACATTTTCATGTTATAGTCTACTACAAGGGATTGTAATGTTGAAATCCAAGACCCCCATATCTAACATTTCCCGAAATTCGTTAACCACTAATTCAAGCTCCATTGATGCCCTCGATGATACAACAATCGGGATTGGCACGAAACGAAGGCTAACGTATACTGATGGTGATCCACATTGCTCTGTGCATAAGGTTCCTAAATCTTAA